The Candidatus Methylomirabilota bacterium genome segment CGTGAGGGTGCGCCCACCGACCTCGGTACCGTTGAGGGAATTAATGACCGTCTGTGCCTCTTCTTGGGTGGCCATGTCCACAAAGGCAAAGCCGCGCGGGCGTCCGGTGTCTCGATCGGTGACGATTTTGACTTCCAGCACCTCGCGTCCTCCTTCCGCAAAGAGGAGGCGGAGCTGTTCCTCATCCACGGTGAAGGGGAGATTGCCCACGTACACTCTCGATCCCATGCCTCTTTCTCCTTTTCCCGTTACCGATCCCCGGTACTGCGCTAGGCCAGACCGCGCTCTTACGGTCGGTCATTCTGACGCCTGAGGGCGCGGCTCTGTTGTCGGCGACGCCGACGAGCAGCCTCGCGAACCTTGCGGCGCTTGCGCTCCCCCGGCTTCTCATAGTTCCTCTTCCGCTTCAACTCCCGGAGGATCCCGTCACGGAGCACGAGGCGCTTGAAGGCGCGGAGCGCCGATTCGACCCCGCGTTCGTCCACGATGACCTCGAGGGGATGCCGATGCGAGGGGTACGCCCTCGCCTCCCTCCCGTGGTCATCACGCCCCCGATACTCTGCCATCCTTCCTCCCTTCGCCTCCCGTATTTGCTCGCTCGATCGCCCATGGTCGGAACAAAAAAGCCGCGGGACTTCACTCCTCGCGGCATCGGCAAGGTGAGCAGACAAAACCGTGAGAATCGAGAGTCGACGAGCCAACTATAGGTCCCTGGCCGCTTGCTGTCAATAGATCTTTTGCGCAGCTCTACCCCTCCGATTCTCGCGGGGCTAGCCTGTTACGGCCTGATGGAGTGTATCCCAATAGAGCAGTTCGTAGCCCTGCAGCATGCGGGCCGCTCGTCGGATGTGTTGGGGCTTGACCCCTCGGTCGAGCCCCTCCTGGATTACCTGAAGGGCTCGCTCCTGGAAACCTGGGGGCGGGCTGCTGAAGAGGTCAAAGAAGGCGACATCCCCGTTCTTCAACTGGTACCGTGTTCTGAGGGCCTGGCTCATCCGGGCGCAGTTGCCTCCCCACGCCTCCAGGTTTACCAGGAAGGCGGCGGCAAACTCGGCGCAGGAGCCGAAGAGGGCCAGCCAGGCCACATAGGCACTGTAGGCGAAAGTCCCGGGGATCGGCTCGGATGCCTCCAGTTCCTCGGCCGGCATGGCCAGGGCGCTGGCAAAGGCATGAAGTGCCTCGAGAGCCGACCACTCTCCCTGGATGCCTTC includes the following:
- a CDS encoding RNA-binding protein, which translates into the protein MGSRVYVGNLPFTVDEEQLRLLFAEGGREVLEVKIVTDRDTGRPRGFAFVDMATQEEAQTVINSLNGTEVGGRTLTVSMARERQPRGGGPGRGGFGGGRGGGDRDRY
- the rpsU gene encoding 30S ribosomal protein S21, whose protein sequence is MAEYRGRDDHGREARAYPSHRHPLEVIVDERGVESALRAFKRLVLRDGILRELKRKRNYEKPGERKRRKVREAARRRRRQQSRALRRQNDRP
- a CDS encoding transcriptional regulator — its product is MVDAGHLVEETRQELQAVETRIRRHPYLDAVEAGSLSRNELRRFAGQQHHIIGSDLRAMALLIAKAETAKAREFFWEGIQGEWSALEALHAFASALAMPAEELEASEPIPGTFAYSAYVAWLALFGSCAEFAAAFLVNLEAWGGNCARMSQALRTRYQLKNGDVAFFDLFSSPPPGFQERALQVIQEGLDRGVKPQHIRRAARMLQGYELLYWDTLHQAVTG